A window from bacterium encodes these proteins:
- a CDS encoding dihydrolipoyllysine-residue acetyltransferase has product MSSLLEFRLPDIGDFQGVEVVELMVSAGDTVEKEQSLIVLESDKATMEVPAPCAGVVQELRVALGDQISEGDLIAVIEPASDGVPAEERPDAQPPPTPEPPAARPTPQPEPSAARPTPQPEPSASAAAPALGTPNAMAVPTILEEGEDPPEAWKPAKAHASPSVRRLARELGVDLTLVPGGGRKGRILKDDVQAFVKSLVSGGAGGGVPIAGVQVAAPLEIDFSKFGETELQPLNRIRKLSASNLHRSWVTVPHVTQFDEADITELDAFRKSQKPEAERRGVKLTFLPFVVKAVTTALRDFPHFNASLDLTGENLILKRYFNIGVAVETENGLVVPVIPDAENKGLFELAGVLGDLSERARTRKLRPSDLQGGSFSISSLGGIGGTFFTPIVNHPEVAILGISRMEWKPVHQDGAFIPRLILPLSLSYDHRVIDGADAVRFTSHLSGLLSDLRRLLL; this is encoded by the coding sequence GTGAGCAGCCTTCTCGAATTCCGTCTTCCCGACATCGGCGATTTCCAGGGCGTCGAAGTCGTCGAGTTGATGGTCAGCGCCGGCGACACGGTCGAGAAAGAGCAATCGCTGATCGTGCTCGAAAGCGACAAGGCCACCATGGAAGTTCCAGCGCCCTGCGCGGGCGTCGTCCAGGAGCTGCGTGTCGCGTTGGGGGATCAGATCAGCGAAGGAGACCTGATCGCGGTCATCGAACCTGCGAGCGACGGGGTACCCGCCGAAGAACGACCCGATGCCCAACCGCCGCCGACGCCCGAGCCGCCTGCAGCCAGACCAACTCCGCAGCCCGAGCCGTCTGCAGCCAGACCAACTCCGCAGCCCGAGCCGTCTGCATCCGCCGCAGCCCCGGCTCTGGGCACGCCGAACGCCATGGCGGTGCCGACGATCCTGGAAGAAGGCGAAGACCCGCCCGAGGCCTGGAAACCGGCCAAGGCCCACGCCAGCCCATCGGTTCGTCGGCTCGCGCGCGAGCTGGGCGTCGATCTCACTCTCGTGCCCGGAGGCGGGCGCAAGGGCCGCATCCTGAAGGACGACGTCCAGGCCTTCGTCAAATCACTGGTCAGCGGCGGCGCCGGCGGCGGCGTTCCGATCGCCGGCGTGCAGGTCGCGGCTCCCCTCGAGATCGATTTCTCGAAGTTCGGCGAAACGGAGCTGCAGCCGCTGAACCGTATCCGCAAGCTCTCGGCCTCCAACCTGCATCGGAGTTGGGTCACGGTCCCTCATGTCACGCAATTCGATGAAGCGGACATCACCGAACTCGATGCGTTCCGGAAGAGCCAGAAGCCCGAGGCAGAACGTCGCGGAGTGAAGCTCACCTTCTTGCCTTTCGTCGTCAAAGCCGTCACGACGGCGCTGCGCGACTTCCCGCACTTCAATGCGTCCCTCGATCTCACCGGCGAGAACCTGATCTTGAAGCGTTATTTCAACATCGGGGTCGCTGTGGAGACGGAAAATGGCCTCGTCGTGCCGGTGATCCCGGACGCGGAGAACAAAGGCCTCTTCGAACTGGCCGGCGTGCTCGGGGATCTCTCGGAACGTGCCCGCACGCGCAAGCTGCGACCGTCGGATCTGCAGGGCGGAAGCTTCAGCATTTCGAGCCTTGGCGGGATCGGAGGCACCTTCTTTACGCCGATCGTGAATCATCCGGAGGTCGCCATCCTCGGCATCTCCCGCATGGAATGGAAGCCCGTTCACCAGGATGGAGCCTTCATCCCCAGGCTCATCCTGCCGCTCTCCCTCTCCTATGACCATCGGGTGATCGACGGCGCGGACGCCGTGCGCTTCACCAGCCACCTCTCGGGCCTGCTCTCGGATCTCCGGCGTCTGCTGCTCTGA